From one Desulfonatronovibrio magnus genomic stretch:
- a CDS encoding XrtA/PEP-CTERM system-associated ATPase codes for MYNIFFGFREKPFNIAPNPGFLYPSSRHSMALTYLEYGLSENIGFILLTGEIGTGKTTLVRHLLSRIGSAMEVAVLFNTNISPEELIKQVLREFEVESADDKSDNLDRLNNYLISLFSRGKRPLLVIDEAQNLGMEVLEEVRMLSNLQTDKESLLQIMLVGQPELRVRIRDPRLAQLAQRIAVSYHLSPMNREESKEYIIHRLKSAGSLREEVFSDEAMDMIFEKSKGIPRSINILCDAALVYAYADEQKSVSTEIMEQTVRDREENGVVPEGVVWVESTSNSGNGNGSGKMDISEGRLAFLESRVADLAARLEWQITNYKEENEMGHEAIVSKFSQLLDQERKKCDRLLIQCSQYRLRIQDLSNELADTQESYEMHKVDSKEMDQVISSSKPGILRRLFGAR; via the coding sequence ATGTACAACATATTTTTTGGATTTCGTGAAAAGCCATTCAATATAGCTCCAAATCCGGGATTTCTATATCCCAGTTCCAGGCATTCCATGGCTTTGACCTACCTGGAATATGGTTTAAGCGAAAATATCGGTTTTATTCTGCTGACCGGTGAGATTGGAACCGGCAAGACCACTCTTGTGCGTCACCTGCTGTCCAGGATAGGTTCAGCTATGGAAGTGGCTGTCCTTTTTAATACCAATATTTCTCCTGAAGAGCTTATCAAGCAAGTGTTGCGGGAATTTGAGGTAGAATCAGCAGATGACAAGAGCGACAACTTGGATAGACTGAACAACTATCTCATCAGTTTGTTTTCAAGGGGAAAAAGGCCGTTGCTGGTCATTGATGAGGCCCAGAACCTTGGCATGGAAGTCTTGGAAGAAGTGCGCATGTTGTCAAACCTGCAGACGGACAAAGAGAGCCTGCTGCAAATTATGTTAGTGGGCCAGCCTGAATTGAGAGTCAGGATCAGAGATCCAAGGCTGGCTCAGCTGGCACAGAGGATTGCTGTCAGTTATCACCTTTCCCCCATGAACAGGGAAGAGTCAAAAGAATACATAATCCATCGCCTGAAAAGTGCCGGCAGTCTTAGAGAAGAAGTTTTCAGTGATGAGGCCATGGATATGATCTTTGAAAAAAGCAAGGGTATTCCACGTTCCATTAATATATTATGTGATGCTGCCCTGGTTTACGCTTACGCAGATGAGCAAAAAAGCGTGAGCACGGAAATAATGGAGCAGACCGTCCGGGACAGGGAGGAAAACGGTGTAGTCCCGGAAGGCGTGGTTTGGGTTGAAAGCACCTCTAACTCTGGAAATGGTAATGGCTCTGGAAAAATGGATATCTCTGAAGGTCGTCTGGCATTTCTGGAATCCAGGGTTGCAGATCTTGCAGCACGCCTGGAATGGCAGATAACAAATTACAAAGAAGAAAATGAAATGGGGCATGAGGCTATTGTCAGCAAGTTCTCCCAGTTATTGGATCAGGAGAGAAAAAAATGCGACAGATTACTTATTCAATGTTCACAATACAGGCTGAGGATACAGGATTTGAGCAATGAACTGGCTGATACGCAAGAAAGTTATGAAATGCATAAAGTCGATTCAAAAGAAATGGATCAGGTAATCTCAAGCTCAAAACCAGGAATACTAAGAAGGCTTTTTGGGGCACGTTAA
- a CDS encoding GumC family protein produces the protein MDTNTNDLIYLQGVLKRRKLHFLVPFVIIIFIAAGAAVMLPSIYSSRATILIETQNIPEEMVRSTVTGYVEERLQSLSQIVLSRVNLEDIITRLNLYPELREKESMEQLVVRMRNNIKVTPIQAQVANPRMGRTITATIAFNIAYQDKDPQQASRVAGALTSLYLEQNLRAREEKAAGAVNFFRQQLSEQRKEIDAREEDIARFKEMHILSLPELLQFNMQMLERTKNEIDARQKDVQSSMNRLIYLQGQMASIEPVRFRSGPNGRSASLEDELRFLNNQYLSLKAVKTENHPDVIRLKNQINSLDQEALQRHHIRDLVVSLEEKQNELTLLQQRYSENHPDVIRLSREIGNLNSLLADKNTSWSILRDIDNLEQENPVYINLRTQIASTRLEIDSNQGKIRELERHFADYQQRIENSPAIEQQFKLLQRDYQSVQQAYQETMSRMQAALEALELEEGQLAEKLTVIDPPQASKVPVKPNRKAIIMLGFVLASGLGVGSTAMAEYFDSTIRDTGNLARVTGQPVLGSIPPLLSKRDIIINWLSRLAWLVLVLSMCGLALGMVHYFYQPLDNIWAKLLGLILQITAQPPWIEGITP, from the coding sequence ATGGATACCAATACCAATGACCTGATCTATTTACAAGGCGTGCTCAAAAGAAGAAAGCTGCATTTTCTTGTTCCATTTGTCATCATCATTTTTATTGCAGCAGGAGCAGCTGTCATGCTTCCGTCAATCTACAGCTCCAGAGCGACCATTCTCATTGAGACGCAGAATATACCTGAAGAGATGGTCAGGTCTACTGTTACCGGATATGTAGAAGAGCGATTGCAAAGCTTGAGTCAGATAGTTCTAAGCAGGGTGAATCTTGAAGATATAATCACAAGACTTAACCTTTATCCGGAACTCAGGGAAAAAGAATCCATGGAGCAACTGGTAGTCAGAATGCGCAACAACATTAAAGTGACTCCCATTCAGGCTCAGGTAGCCAACCCAAGGATGGGCAGGACCATTACAGCCACCATTGCGTTTAACATAGCATATCAGGACAAAGATCCTCAACAGGCTTCCAGAGTGGCCGGAGCTTTAACCTCCCTTTATCTGGAACAAAATCTCAGGGCCAGAGAAGAAAAGGCTGCCGGAGCAGTGAATTTTTTCAGGCAGCAGCTAAGTGAACAACGCAAGGAAATAGATGCCAGGGAAGAAGACATCGCCAGATTCAAAGAGATGCATATTCTGTCCCTGCCTGAACTTTTGCAGTTTAATATGCAGATGTTAGAGAGGACCAAAAATGAAATTGATGCCAGACAAAAAGATGTTCAGAGTAGCATGAACAGGCTGATTTATCTTCAGGGACAAATGGCATCCATAGAACCGGTCAGGTTCAGATCAGGACCCAATGGTCGTTCAGCTTCTCTCGAAGATGAACTCAGATTTCTTAACAACCAGTACCTGAGCCTTAAGGCAGTCAAGACTGAAAACCATCCTGATGTTATTAGGCTCAAGAATCAGATAAACAGCCTGGATCAAGAGGCATTACAGCGTCATCACATAAGAGATCTGGTTGTCAGTCTGGAGGAAAAACAAAATGAACTGACTCTTCTGCAGCAGAGATATTCAGAGAATCATCCTGATGTAATCAGATTATCACGAGAGATAGGTAATCTCAATTCATTACTGGCAGATAAGAATACAAGCTGGTCAATATTGAGGGACATTGATAACCTGGAACAGGAAAATCCAGTTTATATTAATCTTCGAACTCAGATTGCATCAACCAGGCTGGAAATTGACAGTAACCAGGGCAAAATAAGGGAATTGGAAAGACATTTTGCCGACTATCAGCAAAGAATAGAAAATTCACCTGCAATTGAGCAGCAATTTAAGTTGCTGCAGCGTGATTACCAGAGTGTTCAGCAGGCATACCAGGAAACAATGTCCAGGATGCAAGCCGCCTTGGAGGCCTTGGAACTGGAAGAAGGTCAATTGGCGGAAAAACTGACAGTTATTGACCCCCCACAGGCTTCCAAAGTCCCTGTTAAGCCAAACAGAAAGGCCATTATTATGCTGGGATTTGTTCTGGCTTCAGGTTTAGGCGTGGGATCTACGGCCATGGCTGAGTATTTTGACTCAACTATACGTGATACAGGTAATTTGGCCAGAGTAACTGGACAGCCTGTACTTGGATCAATCCCCCCCCTCTTGAGCAAACGGGATATAATTATTAACTGGTTGTCAAGACTTGCCTGGCTTGTCCTGGTCTTATCCATGTGCGGTCTTGCTCTTGGGATGGTGCATTACTTTTATCAGCCGCTGGATAATATATGGGCTAAGCTGTTGGGGCTTATATTGCAGATAACAGCTCAGCCTCCATGGATTGAAGGTATCACTCCATGA
- a CDS encoding CpsD/CapB family tyrosine-protein kinase, producing MMSKLGKALDRARQERGGFSLGHGTVVHEIDPQKQKNVYQSNTGYKCAGERSMPGFVAEPMTEMDAKPDYTCTSVLDPGRDFPMSQRLVNIIDKAEVRDSYDYLCTQILQRCRKNKWNSIMISSARAGEGKTLTSINLAMTIAREVGRTALLVGANIRNSKICEYMGINEEMKGLTDYLMNGVEVGDLLFSPGMDKMVVLPTGKKVSATSNILGSPRMKFLVDELKTRYPDRYVIFDAPHVLDMPDTLVFSSYVDAVLLVVQAGRTQREDVVRSVQVLKDRGVDILGMVLNKADGIG from the coding sequence ATGATGAGCAAGCTGGGCAAAGCTTTAGACAGGGCTCGGCAGGAGAGAGGCGGCTTCTCTCTTGGTCATGGAACAGTAGTACATGAAATAGATCCACAAAAACAGAAGAATGTTTATCAAAGCAATACAGGATACAAGTGCGCTGGTGAACGCTCCATGCCTGGATTTGTAGCTGAGCCCATGACAGAGATGGATGCAAAACCTGATTATACCTGTACCTCTGTACTGGATCCAGGTCGTGACTTTCCCATGAGTCAGAGATTAGTCAATATAATTGATAAAGCGGAAGTCAGGGACAGCTATGATTATTTGTGTACTCAGATTTTGCAGCGATGCAGGAAAAATAAATGGAACAGCATAATGATCAGCAGTGCCAGAGCGGGTGAGGGGAAAACTCTGACCTCAATTAATCTGGCCATGACCATTGCGAGAGAAGTGGGCAGGACTGCTCTGCTTGTGGGGGCAAACATCAGAAATTCCAAAATTTGTGAATATATGGGCATAAATGAAGAGATGAAGGGGTTGACTGATTATCTAATGAATGGAGTTGAGGTCGGTGATCTGCTGTTTTCTCCAGGAATGGATAAAATGGTGGTGTTACCCACAGGAAAGAAGGTAAGCGCCACCTCCAACATTCTTGGTTCACCCAGGATGAAGTTTCTCGTTGATGAGCTTAAAACCAGATATCCGGACAGATATGTAATCTTTGATGCCCCTCATGTCCTGGATATGCCGGACACGCTGGTTTTTTCATCTTATGTTGACGCAGTTCTGCTGGTGGTTCAGGCAGGCAGGACCCAGAGAGAAGACGTGGTCAGGTCTGTACAGGTTTTAAAAGATCGAGGGGTTGATATCCTGGGAATGGTTTTGAATAAAGCTGATGGAATAGGGTAA
- a CDS encoding VPLPA-CTERM sorting domain-containing protein, whose amino-acid sequence MKKAINFSIKVGLYLFFLALFLPQCGLAALINFKLIGGGGAGNYYGTLENNKLTIYNQKEDSLLAGFYFYFENKDVNVNYSGAGFKSPATPSFLPELYAPPKKADTSFGFSRPEYRIGYGESITFEFNNDFDNDELLKLFMDDHIMVGIFVQDYIGGESAKFVSSAVPVPASIVLLMSGLTGMIWMRKRLKREE is encoded by the coding sequence ATGAAGAAAGCAATTAATTTTTCTATTAAAGTTGGACTTTATCTGTTTTTTTTGGCTTTGTTTCTGCCGCAATGTGGACTGGCAGCACTTATTAACTTTAAGCTTATTGGTGGTGGAGGGGCAGGAAACTATTACGGTACATTGGAAAACAACAAACTGACCATCTATAACCAGAAAGAGGATTCACTTCTGGCTGGATTTTATTTTTATTTTGAGAATAAAGATGTAAATGTAAATTATTCAGGGGCTGGTTTTAAATCCCCTGCCACTCCGTCTTTTCTGCCTGAATTGTATGCTCCTCCTAAAAAAGCGGACACTTCTTTTGGATTCAGCAGACCTGAGTACAGAATCGGATATGGAGAATCCATAACATTTGAATTCAACAATGATTTCGACAACGATGAACTGCTAAAACTGTTCATGGATGACCATATAATGGTAGGCATATTTGTACAGGATTATATTGGCGGTGAAAGCGCTAAGTTTGTTTCCTCAGCTGTGCCTGTTCCAGCATCTATTGTCCTGCTTATGAGCGGTTTGACTGGCATGATCTGGATGCGCAAGCGTTTAAAAAGAGAGGAATAG
- a CDS encoding InlB B-repeat-containing protein produces MNTLSKIIGSATIWLFMVLLSGLYSAVMASQYHVSGYDFWADDNNPGTSEQPLKTISEGLRRAMPGDSVIIGPGVYREVMELVRGGLPDQYITLKAETPGSVFVMGSDIVTGWENAFDQTWVRHGWEHNSQQLFAGGIQLQQIGPNSLYHSLELEAGQALPIIGSDLSDMFPGSFWYDTQMGALYAWLPDGSSPNEQVMEASVRPFLVAPNTLDHIIFQGLIFAHSSTGTTGDSVSMVNVGGDNWQLKDNYFFLADMSGLSISGTNHQIMDNTFLLNGMAGIYMPGGMKTDQYVRNVSLMGNETSINNTRGFHFSLNPGGISLSGDCSRVDIERHLAWRNHMFGIVLDSECEMISIKKSYVADNVLGVFARGSRELYLGNSIFSRNIYAVGADYISNSHVFFNTIHSSYYGIQFMDSSAGSPGNNNNTISSNIFSDSLMIDLGLYDPHFITRNNTSQGNAYLSQDEIFNFWFDELGFPRLTTSLNDFQTQSGLEMDSIRGTSIWQKDEYMFFPPQNAPFLNIGQFTNVVVADDFYSQSRPWGTGPDLGAVEFTSTMETASYPHELKLIEPVLPEPPAEPEPPVWELTIQISGQGRVELAPDKEQYDWGDRVSISALADENWIFTGWGGDLSGTDSPVQIEMYSDYIITAGFEYMEPVPEPVEEFFVFDPGSYQAGYNPVGDVFLHRNEGSLDFGTGTGIVESASPVGNQVMRFTTGETSNYGNGADRWLWWNEVPDQVELEYLYLFRRNNARDSELLGCMRLSAQEGLNTYCAGLRNNAQEIRGRRVVDGNISNAGNVNHGLATDTVNDWIWVRGHMEAGSYIVKARTWQHGNAEPSEWMLEWSDPDQSISSGGAGLQVYLRTPGDVVDLAWWSVGVGGFGALEPEELPVTAPEPEPEPEPVELFGLEVVVVGEGAVIVTPDLSFYEQDESVQLLAEPDDQWVFSGWSGDFASTDPTITLVMDQHKLVTATFEYVEAEPEPQIFVFDPNAFESGHNPVGNSLVQRRSGSNELGVDTGIIGMSTPVGSKVLRFTTDVTSEYNSGADRWLLWTEAPTDLEEIEFLYLFRRSHARDTELLGCLRMSGEGEFETYAAGLRNNQNEIRGRQVLGNEISNAGNINHNLTTDTVNDWIWVRGRMDAGSYMVKAKTWLHGHQEPESWMLEWQDPIQGRLIGGAGLQVYLRKPGDSIDLAWWSVGSLGLSPAEPENEKWQYGNVYYVSSNGDDSSPGTKDQPWQTITKANAVLKAGDLVYIREGIYVDQQIAPENSGSENSRITYKNYNEEIVIITETYLAVDLNNRSYISIQGILFYNIDVFGRIINGNHNLIKNCIFKNMRTFERWRGFWIGENSSYNTISGCTMGKYGDFVASHTDRPVDRGDMIVIGAIPAGNNSHNLIENSYFYHGGHAVIVLNSKYNIVRNNYFHNEEWYEDQGTLYGNRIMEIRADGGGAWNLVEGNRFAATGVPNDTDFSAGIQLTSNNNIIRSNHFYDSKGPGIHLHTTPRHSAEFLGNNYIFHNNFFYNGYSNISGPTGREAGLLIAGSIEGTVVKNNIFYLNKNDKSIVEQDYPVNSVIENNHEAGDPMFVDADHLLLNPLNKGYPDFNLEAGSPCINAGAFIARTISSGNNTTTIPVDDAHFFTDGWGLIEGDHIKLEGYSEKLQVVGIDYESNILYVNIPIYFYENQGVSLLYYDAAPDIGVIQYK; encoded by the coding sequence ATGAATACCTTAAGTAAAATTATCGGTAGCGCTACTATCTGGCTGTTTATGGTTCTTTTGTCCGGATTGTATTCTGCGGTAATGGCCTCGCAATATCATGTCAGCGGATATGATTTCTGGGCAGATGACAATAATCCCGGAACATCTGAGCAGCCGCTCAAGACTATCAGCGAGGGACTTAGAAGGGCCATGCCTGGAGATTCAGTAATTATTGGACCTGGAGTATACCGTGAAGTCATGGAACTGGTCAGGGGAGGTTTGCCTGACCAGTACATTACTCTAAAGGCAGAGACGCCTGGATCAGTTTTTGTCATGGGATCAGACATTGTTACAGGCTGGGAGAATGCCTTTGATCAGACATGGGTCAGGCACGGCTGGGAACACAACAGCCAGCAATTGTTTGCTGGGGGCATTCAACTGCAGCAAATAGGCCCTAACAGCCTATATCACAGTCTTGAACTGGAAGCAGGTCAGGCTTTGCCTATAATCGGGTCTGATCTTTCTGACATGTTTCCTGGTTCATTCTGGTATGATACGCAAATGGGAGCTCTTTACGCGTGGCTTCCTGATGGCTCTTCTCCCAATGAGCAGGTTATGGAGGCTTCTGTGCGTCCATTTCTGGTGGCACCCAATACCCTGGACCATATAATTTTTCAGGGGCTAATATTTGCTCATTCCAGCACAGGAACAACAGGAGACAGCGTATCCATGGTTAATGTTGGTGGAGATAACTGGCAACTCAAGGACAACTACTTTTTTTTGGCTGATATGTCAGGCCTTTCCATATCAGGAACGAACCATCAGATAATGGATAATACGTTTCTGCTCAATGGAATGGCCGGAATATATATGCCAGGTGGCATGAAAACGGATCAGTATGTAAGAAATGTCAGTCTCATGGGCAATGAAACCAGCATTAACAATACCAGAGGTTTTCATTTCAGTCTTAATCCAGGCGGTATCAGCCTGTCCGGGGATTGCAGCAGGGTGGATATTGAACGTCATCTGGCCTGGCGCAATCATATGTTCGGGATAGTATTGGACTCAGAATGTGAGATGATCTCCATAAAAAAATCCTATGTAGCTGACAATGTTTTGGGGGTTTTCGCCAGAGGAAGCAGGGAACTGTATTTGGGGAACAGTATTTTCAGTCGAAATATTTATGCTGTAGGTGCTGATTATATAAGCAATTCTCATGTATTTTTTAATACCATTCACTCCAGTTATTATGGGATTCAGTTCATGGACAGCAGTGCTGGAAGCCCGGGAAACAACAACAATACCATTTCCAGCAATATTTTCAGTGACAGCCTGATGATTGATCTGGGGCTTTACGATCCACATTTTATAACACGGAACAATACTTCTCAAGGCAATGCCTATCTGAGTCAGGACGAAATTTTTAATTTTTGGTTTGATGAACTGGGTTTTCCAAGACTTACCACGAGCTTGAATGACTTTCAGACCCAAAGCGGGCTTGAAATGGACTCAATTAGAGGCACTTCAATCTGGCAAAAAGATGAATACATGTTTTTTCCCCCACAAAATGCACCATTTCTAAATATAGGACAGTTTACAAACGTTGTTGTAGCTGATGATTTTTACAGCCAGTCCAGACCCTGGGGGACTGGACCTGACCTTGGTGCAGTAGAGTTTACCAGCACCATGGAGACTGCCAGTTATCCTCATGAACTCAAACTCATTGAACCGGTGCTGCCTGAGCCTCCTGCAGAACCTGAACCCCCTGTCTGGGAACTGACCATTCAGATATCAGGTCAGGGCAGGGTGGAACTTGCTCCGGACAAGGAACAGTATGACTGGGGAGACAGGGTTTCAATATCGGCTCTGGCTGATGAAAACTGGATATTTACAGGCTGGGGAGGAGATCTTTCTGGAACTGACTCTCCGGTTCAGATCGAGATGTATTCAGATTACATTATCACAGCCGGTTTTGAATATATGGAACCTGTTCCCGAACCGGTAGAAGAATTTTTTGTTTTTGATCCAGGCTCCTATCAAGCTGGTTATAATCCGGTGGGAGATGTTTTTCTGCACCGCAATGAAGGCTCCCTGGATTTTGGTACCGGTACAGGCATAGTTGAGTCAGCCAGTCCGGTGGGCAATCAGGTGATGCGTTTTACAACTGGTGAAACATCTAATTATGGCAATGGCGCTGACCGCTGGCTGTGGTGGAACGAAGTGCCTGATCAGGTAGAATTGGAGTATTTGTATCTGTTCCGAAGAAACAACGCCAGGGATAGTGAACTTCTCGGCTGTATGCGTTTGAGTGCTCAGGAAGGTTTAAACACCTATTGTGCGGGCCTGCGCAATAACGCACAGGAGATCAGGGGGCGCCGGGTGGTGGATGGCAATATATCCAATGCAGGAAATGTGAATCATGGCCTGGCAACAGACACAGTAAACGACTGGATATGGGTGCGAGGGCACATGGAAGCTGGCTCATACATCGTCAAGGCCAGAACCTGGCAGCATGGAAATGCTGAGCCGTCAGAATGGATGCTTGAATGGAGCGACCCGGACCAGAGTATAAGCAGTGGCGGAGCAGGGCTGCAGGTTTACCTGCGCACTCCAGGGGATGTTGTAGATCTGGCGTGGTGGTCGGTGGGAGTCGGAGGATTTGGGGCGCTGGAGCCTGAAGAGCTTCCAGTAACAGCTCCTGAGCCTGAGCCGGAGCCAGAGCCAGTTGAACTTTTTGGACTTGAAGTTGTGGTAGTTGGTGAAGGTGCAGTGATCGTAACTCCGGACTTGTCATTTTATGAGCAGGATGAGTCAGTACAACTCCTGGCAGAACCAGACGATCAATGGGTATTTTCCGGGTGGAGTGGTGATTTTGCAAGTACCGATCCAACGATAACCCTGGTTATGGATCAACATAAGCTGGTTACAGCCACTTTTGAATATGTGGAGGCAGAGCCTGAACCCCAGATTTTTGTGTTTGATCCTAATGCCTTTGAGTCAGGACATAATCCAGTTGGAAACAGTCTGGTCCAGCGTCGTTCCGGATCTAATGAGCTTGGTGTGGACACAGGCATTATTGGAATGAGTACACCTGTTGGTTCGAAGGTGTTACGCTTTACCACGGATGTAACAAGTGAATATAACAGCGGTGCTGACCGCTGGTTATTGTGGACTGAAGCTCCAACTGATCTTGAGGAGATAGAATTTCTCTACCTGTTCAGGCGCAGCCACGCAAGAGATACAGAACTTCTGGGTTGTTTACGCATGAGCGGTGAAGGCGAATTTGAAACTTATGCAGCAGGTCTTCGCAATAATCAAAATGAAATACGCGGAAGGCAAGTCTTAGGCAATGAGATATCCAATGCCGGAAACATAAATCATAATCTGACAACAGACACAGTTAACGACTGGATATGGGTACGCGGGCGTATGGATGCCGGTTCATATATGGTTAAGGCCAAAACATGGCTACATGGTCATCAGGAGCCGGAAAGCTGGATGCTTGAATGGCAGGACCCAATTCAAGGCCGATTAATAGGTGGTGCAGGATTGCAGGTGTACTTGCGTAAGCCTGGAGACAGCATTGACCTGGCCTGGTGGTCTGTGGGAAGCTTGGGGTTAAGTCCTGCTGAACCTGAAAATGAAAAATGGCAATATGGTAATGTGTACTATGTATCTTCTAATGGGGATGATTCCAGCCCTGGCACAAAGGATCAGCCCTGGCAAACGATCACTAAGGCCAATGCAGTATTAAAAGCCGGTGATTTAGTTTATATACGAGAGGGTATATATGTCGACCAGCAGATAGCGCCAGAAAATAGCGGCAGCGAGAACAGCAGAATTACATACAAAAATTATAATGAAGAAATAGTTATAATAACCGAAACCTATTTAGCTGTTGATTTAAATAACAGATCGTATATATCTATACAAGGCATACTATTCTATAATATTGATGTTTTTGGTAGGATTATTAATGGTAACCATAATTTAATCAAAAATTGTATATTTAAAAATATGCGTACATTTGAAAGATGGAGAGGGTTTTGGATTGGTGAGAACTCAAGTTATAATACAATTAGCGGTTGTACGATGGGTAAATATGGTGATTTTGTTGCATCTCATACTGACAGGCCAGTTGATCGTGGAGATATGATTGTGATAGGAGCAATTCCTGCAGGAAACAACTCACATAATTTAATAGAAAATAGCTATTTTTACCATGGTGGACATGCAGTTATTGTTCTAAACAGCAAATACAATATTGTACGTAATAACTACTTCCATAATGAAGAATGGTATGAAGATCAAGGGACGTTATATGGTAATAGAATAATGGAAATTAGAGCTGATGGTGGTGGTGCCTGGAATTTAGTAGAGGGGAATCGTTTTGCTGCCACAGGAGTTCCTAACGATACTGACTTCTCGGCAGGAATACAACTGACCTCGAATAATAATATTATTCGTAGCAATCACTTTTATGATAGCAAAGGCCCTGGTATTCACCTGCATACTACTCCCAGGCACTCTGCAGAATTTCTTGGCAATAATTATATATTTCATAATAATTTTTTCTATAATGGATATTCAAATATTTCTGGTCCTACTGGCAGAGAAGCTGGACTTTTGATTGCCGGCTCTATAGAAGGAACAGTAGTAAAAAATAACATCTTTTATTTAAACAAAAATGATAAAAGTATAGTAGAACAAGATTACCCTGTAAATTCAGTAATAGAAAATAATCATGAAGCAGGTGATCCAATGTTCGTTGATGCAGATCATTTGTTATTAAATCCTTTAAATAAAGGATACCCTGATTTCAACCTTGAAGCTGGAAGTCCATGTATAAACGCAGGTGCTTTTATAGCCAGAACAATTTCGAGTGGCAATAACACTACAACCATACCAGTTGATGATGCTCATTTTTTTACAGATGGCTGGGGCTTAATCGAAGGTGACCATATTAAGCTTGAGGGTTATAGTGAGAAGTTGCAGGTAGTTGGAATAGATTATGAGTCTAATATCCTGTATGTAAATATTCCAATTTATTTTTATGAAAATCAAGGTGTGAGCTTGTTATACTATGATGCGGCGCCAGATATCGGGGTAATTCAATATAAATAA
- a CDS encoding tyrosine-protein kinase family protein — protein MMDKLAQLTEIKRIASVMEEKSMGSGPGFFVVTSPFVGEGKSLMATGLAMHRAVNLSGKVLLADFNWRTPRLHELFNRKQNFSFQDLKSSDDPLEYVQRTNYTGLELLTAPKSKDCDQFSDSLDICRSILTNAQKTYDRVIVDTCSMFPANRFMLDPVRLARDAAGTMLVFMAGVTPRDMAKKAVSIFKEYELSLTGILMNDFRNPMHGRA, from the coding sequence ATGATGGATAAATTGGCGCAATTGACTGAAATTAAAAGGATTGCTTCTGTAATGGAAGAAAAATCCATGGGATCTGGTCCTGGTTTTTTTGTGGTCACCAGTCCATTTGTGGGGGAAGGTAAGAGCCTTATGGCTACAGGGCTGGCTATGCATAGAGCTGTTAATCTTTCTGGCAAGGTTCTGCTGGCTGACTTTAACTGGAGAACCCCTCGACTGCATGAGCTCTTTAACAGAAAACAGAACTTCAGTTTTCAAGATCTCAAATCCAGCGATGATCCATTGGAGTATGTTCAGAGGACCAACTATACTGGTCTTGAGCTTTTAACTGCACCCAAAAGTAAGGATTGCGATCAGTTTTCTGATTCATTGGATATTTGCAGATCAATATTGACCAATGCGCAAAAAACTTACGACAGAGTTATTGTAGATACTTGTTCCATGTTTCCGGCCAACAGATTTATGCTTGATCCAGTCCGTCTGGCCCGTGATGCCGCAGGAACAATGCTGGTTTTTATGGCAGGAGTAACACCCAGGGATATGGCCAAAAAAGCAGTCAGTATTTTCAAAGAGTATGAGCTGAGTCTGACTGGGATTCTTATGAATGACTTTAGAAATCCCATGCATGGCAGGGCTTGA